In Miscanthus floridulus cultivar M001 chromosome 5, ASM1932011v1, whole genome shotgun sequence, one genomic interval encodes:
- the LOC136450308 gene encoding LEAF RUST 10 DISEASE-RESISTANCEUS RECEPTOR-LIKE PROTEIN KINASE-like 1.2 isoform X6, with translation MAPLLLLLLLLPVQLLLAVADAVPDSCTKATCGGQDIHYPFWLKSSTPDCGYHLIGLVCEGNSTLILHFKSHRYIVSSIDYKTHTVLVSDADIADEYAAGCPRLHVNLTIDTVWLRLAPSDSNITFLYSCKRNITLSSFVELSGCQPQQQDGNRSYVLWDGGITGAEAYEFECEEVVVAPVLDVHKKTIVGAPGGRPPGNGSFREVLHGGFELNYDTHNHQCDRCEGSGGWCGYQRDETHAGGLTFTCFCVSGPTSDRCGSKKKTAIIAGVVAGGAGVAGLAAAIFLFMRKRKQKKVINSSSKLLKYSGSGGTPRSQVGDVESGSIEDPPTHLFTYEELEEATNCFNENRELGDGGFGTVYKGYLKDGRVVAVKRLYNNSYRRVEQFQNEAAILSGLRHPNLVMFYGCTSSQSRELLLVYEFVANGTVADHLHGQRAPERALSWPLRLSIAVESAAALTYLHAIEPPVVHRDVKTTNILLDADYHVKVADFGLSRLFPLDVTHVSTAPQGTPGYVDPEYHQCYQLTDKSDVYSFGVVLVELISSKPAVDITRHRNEINLAGMAISKIQKCQLEEIVDLGLGYETDPATKKMMTMVAELAFRCLQQNGEMRPPIKEVLEVLRSIQGECLMEKDGDKKNKDGPVSPTTVHAPWDSKATTPNTSKD, from the exons ATGGCtcccctgctcctgctcctcctcctcctccccgtccAGCTCCTCCTCGCCGTAGCCGATGCCGTCCCCGATTCCTGCACCAAAGCCACATGCGGCGGCCAAGACATCCACTACCCGTTCTGGCTCAAGTCCTCTACGCCGGACTGCGGCTACCACCTGATCGGCCTTGTCTGCGAGGGCAACTCGACGCTGATCCTCCACTTCAAGTCCCACAGATACATAGTATCCAGCATCGACTACAAGACGCATACCGTCCTGGTCTCCGACGCCGACATCGCCGACGAGTACGCGGCCGGCTGCCCGCGGCTCCACGTGAACCTCACCATCGACACCGTCTGGCTGCGGCTCGCGCCCTCCGATTCCAACATCACCTTCCTCTACAGCTGCAAGAGGAACATTACCCTGTCATCTTTCGTGGAGTTGAGTGGGTGCCAACCACAACAACAAGATGGCAATAGGTCGTACGTGCTGTGGGATGGTGGGATCACTGGTGCTGAGGCGTACGAGTTCGAGtgcgaggaggtggtggtggcgccgGTGCTGGATGTACACAAGAAGACAATCGTGGGCGCGCCTGGCGGTCGGCCTCCGGGGAACGGATCCTTCCGTGAGGTGCTGCATGGCGGGTTCGAGTTGAACTACGACACCCACAACCACCAGTGCGACCGATGCGAGGGCTCCGGCGGATGGTGCGGCTACCAGCGCGACGAGACGCACGCCGGCGGCTTGACGTTCACCTGTTTCTGCGTGAGCGGCCCGACCTCGGATCGATGCG GGTCAAAAAAGAAAACAGCAATTATTGCTG GTGTCGTGGCTGGTGGTGCCGGTGTTGCAGGGCTTGCCGCTGCCATATTTTTGTTCATGCGCAAGAGGAAGCAGAAGAAAGTGATCAACTCATCTTCGAAGCTCCTCAAGTACAGCGGCTCTGGTGGGACCCCGCGTTCTCAGGTCGGCGACGTGGAGTCCGGCAGCATCGAGGACCCGCCAACGCACCTCTTCAcctacgaggagctcgaggaggcCACCAACTGCTTCAATGAAAACAGAGAACTCGGTGATGGTGGCTTCGGCACCGTCTACAAAG GGTACCTCAAGGACGGGCGCGTGGTGGCGGTGAAGCGGCTGTACAACAACAGCTACCGGCGCGTGGAGCAGTTCCAGAACGAGGCGGCCATCCTGTCCGGGCTGCGCCACCCGAACCTGGTCATGTTCTACGGCTGCACGTCCAGCCAGAGCCGCGAGCTGCTGCTGGTGTACGAGTTCGTGGCCAACGGCACGGTCGCCGACCACCTGCACGGGCAGCGAGCCCCCGAGCGCGCCCTCTCGTGGCCGCTCCGCCTCAGCATCGCCGTGGAGTCCGCCGCGGCGCTCACCTACCTGCACGCCATCGAGCCACCCGTCGTGCACCGCGACGTCAAGACCACCAACATCCTCCTGGACGCCGACTACCACGTCAAGGTCGCCGACTTCGGCCTCTCCCGCCTCTTCCCCCTCGACGTCACGCACGTCTCCACCGCTCCCCAGGGCACACCAGG GTATGTAGATCCAGAGTACCACCAGTGCTACCAGCTGACGGACAAGAGCGACGTCTACAGTTTCGGAGTGGTGCTGGTGGAGCTCATCTCGTCGAAGCCCGCCGTCGACATCACCCGACACCGCAACGAGATCAACCTGGCCGGCATGGCCATCAGCAAGATCCAGAAGTGCCAGCTGGAGGAGATCGTCGACCTCGGCCTGGGCTACGAGACCGACCCGGCCACCAAGAAGATGATGACCATGGTCGCGGAGCTGGCCTTCCGTTGCCTGCAGCAGAACGGCGAGATGCGCCCGCCCATCAAGGAGGTGCTCGAGGTGCTCAGGAGCATTCAGGGTGAATGCCTGATGGAGAAGGACggagacaagaagaacaaggacGGCCCCGTGTCTCCCACCACGGTTCATGCTCCGTGGGACAGCAAGGCCACCACGCCCAACACCAGCAAGGACTAG
- the LOC136450308 gene encoding LEAF RUST 10 DISEASE-RESISTANCEUS RECEPTOR-LIKE PROTEIN KINASE-like 1.2 isoform X5 — translation MAPLLLLLLLPVQLLLAVADAVPDSCAKAICAGKDIHYPFWLNSSAPDCGYAGIGLLCEDNSTLILPVNSHRYIVWSIDYKTHTVLVSDDDIADEYAAGCPRFHVNLTIDTVWLRLAPSDSNITFLYSCKTNITLSSAVELSGCQPQQQDGNRSYVLWDGGITGAEAYEFECEEVVVAPVLDVHKKVVVGAPGGPPPGIISFREVLQGGFELNYDTHNHQCDRCEGSGGWCSYQRDETHGGGLTFTCFCEGGRTTDRCVTGSKKKTAIIAGVVAGGAGVAGLAAAIFLFMRKRKQKKVINSSSKLLKYSGSGGTPRSQVGDVESGSIEDPPTHLFTYEELEEATNCFNENRELGDGGFGTVYKGYLKDGRVVAVKRLYNNSYRRVEQFQNEAAILSGLRHPNLVMFYGCTSSQSRELLLVYEFVANGTVADHLHGQRAPERALSWPLRLSIAVESAAALTYLHAIEPPVVHRDVKTTNILLDADYHVKVADFGLSRLFPLDVTHVSTAPQGTPGYVDPEYHQCYQLTDKSDVYSFGVVLVELISSKPAVDITRHRNEINLAGMAISKIQKCQLEEIVDLGLGYETDPATKKMMTMVAELAFRCLQQNGEMRPPIKEVLEVLRSIQGECLMEKDGDKKNKDGPVSPTTVHAPWDSKATTPNTSKD, via the exons ATGGCtcccctgctcctgctcctcctcctccccgtccAGCTCCTCCTCGCCGTAGCCGATGCCGTCCCCGATTCCTGCGCCAAAGCCATATGCGCCGGCAAGGACATCCACTACCCGTTCTGGCTCAACTCCTCCGCGCCTGACTGCGGCTACGCCGGGATCGGCCTTCTCTGCGAGGACAACTCGACGCTGATCCTCCCCGTTAACTCCCACAGATACATAGTATGGAGCATCGACTACAAGACGCATACCGTCCTGGTCTCCGACGACGACATCGCCGATGAGTACGCGGCCGGCTGCCCGCGGTTCCACGTGAACCTCACCATCGACACCGTCTGGCTGCGGCTCGCGCCCTCCGATTCCAACATCACCTTCCTCTACAGCTGCAAGACGAACATTACCCTGTCATCTGCCGTGGAGTTGAGTGGGTGCCAACCACAACAACAAGATGGCAATAGGTCGTACGTGCTGTGGGATGGTGGGATCACGGGTGCTGAGGCGTACGAGTTCGAGtgcgaggaggtggtggtggcgccgGTGCTGGATGTACACAAGAAGGTAGTCGTGGGCGCGCCTGGCGGTCCGCCTCCGGGGATCATATCCTTCCGTGAGGTGCTGCAGGGCGGGTTCGAGTTGAACTACGACACCCACAACCACCAGTGCGACCGATGCGAGGGCTCCGGCGGATGGTGCAGCTACCAGCGCGACGAGACGCACGGCGGCGGCTTGACGTTCACCTGTTTCTGCGAGGGCGGCCGGACCACGGATCGTTGCGTAACAG GGTCAAAAAAGAAAACAGCAATTATTGCTG GTGTCGTGGCTGGTGGTGCCGGTGTTGCAGGGCTTGCCGCTGCCATATTTTTGTTCATGCGCAAGAGGAAGCAGAAGAAAGTGATCAACTCATCTTCGAAGCTCCTCAAGTACAGCGGCTCTGGTGGGACCCCGCGTTCTCAGGTCGGCGACGTGGAGTCCGGCAGCATCGAGGACCCGCCAACGCACCTCTTCAcctacgaggagctcgaggaggcCACCAACTGCTTCAATGAAAACAGAGAACTCGGTGATGGTGGCTTCGGCACCGTCTACAAAG GGTACCTCAAGGACGGGCGCGTGGTGGCGGTGAAGCGGCTGTACAACAACAGCTACCGGCGCGTGGAGCAGTTCCAGAACGAGGCGGCCATCCTGTCCGGGCTGCGCCACCCGAACCTGGTCATGTTCTACGGCTGCACGTCCAGCCAGAGCCGCGAGCTGCTGCTGGTGTACGAGTTCGTGGCCAACGGCACGGTCGCCGACCACCTGCACGGGCAGCGAGCCCCCGAGCGCGCCCTCTCGTGGCCGCTCCGCCTCAGCATCGCCGTGGAGTCCGCCGCGGCGCTCACCTACCTGCACGCCATCGAGCCACCCGTCGTGCACCGCGACGTCAAGACCACCAACATCCTCCTGGACGCCGACTACCACGTCAAGGTCGCCGACTTCGGCCTCTCCCGCCTCTTCCCCCTCGACGTCACGCACGTCTCCACCGCTCCCCAGGGCACACCAGG GTATGTAGATCCAGAGTACCACCAGTGCTACCAGCTGACGGACAAGAGCGACGTCTACAGTTTCGGAGTGGTGCTGGTGGAGCTCATCTCGTCGAAGCCCGCCGTCGACATCACCCGACACCGCAACGAGATCAACCTGGCCGGCATGGCCATCAGCAAGATCCAGAAGTGCCAGCTGGAGGAGATCGTCGACCTCGGCCTGGGCTACGAGACCGACCCGGCCACCAAGAAGATGATGACCATGGTCGCGGAGCTGGCCTTCCGTTGCCTGCAGCAGAACGGCGAGATGCGCCCGCCCATCAAGGAGGTGCTCGAGGTGCTCAGGAGCATTCAGGGTGAATGCCTGATGGAGAAGGACggagacaagaagaacaaggacGGCCCCGTGTCTCCCACCACGGTTCATGCTCCGTGGGACAGCAAGGCCACCACGCCCAACACCAGCAAGGACTAG
- the LOC136450308 gene encoding LEAF RUST 10 DISEASE-RESISTANCEUS RECEPTOR-LIKE PROTEIN KINASE-like 1.2 isoform X2, with product MAPLLLLLLLPVQLLLAVADAVPDSCAKAICAGKDIHYPFWLNSSAPDCGYAGIGLLCEDNSTLILPVNSHRYIVWSIDYKTHTVLVSDDDIADEYAAGCPRFHVNLTIDTVWLRLAPSDSNITFLYSCKTNITLSSAVELSGCQPQQQDGNRSYVLWDGGITGAEAYEFECEEVVVAPVLDVHKKVVVGAPGGPPPGIISFREVLQGGFELNYDTHNHQCDRCEGSGGWCSYQRDETHGGGLTFTCFCEGGRTTDRCVTASKSTTRSTLSTQPKQSPITAGTTLAGTIAEATEATDLSISCKLEGQTWIPTIRLHGDDYTVENISYHYDHQTILLVDSDVLGGAGGDCPPVRHEVSFDETWLHSSSYNDNLTILFGCDLRGPVPPEFDAYKINCTQFKSPPGAGPGDSFVVIMTDEHDRYLEQELATECGNTMVVTVPVRGDVRMAASYNKSNFTSGGYGDVLKRGFELEWSRITGTEDGCHLCEASNGQCAYSQHRDFLGCLCHGGKVGNPDCEHIVPATASTATASRVVAGGAGVAGLAAAIFLFMRKRKQKKVINSSSKLLKYSGSGGTPRSQVGDVESGSIEDPPTHLFTYEELEEATNCFNENRELGDGGFGTVYKGYLKDGRVVAVKRLYNNSYRRVEQFQNEAAILSGLRHPNLVMFYGCTSSQSRELLLVYEFVANGTVADHLHGQRAPERALSWPLRLSIAVESAAALTYLHAIEPPVVHRDVKTTNILLDADYHVKVADFGLSRLFPLDVTHVSTAPQGTPGYVDPEYHQCYQLTDKSDVYSFGVVLVELISSKPAVDITRHRNEINLAGMAISKIQKCQLEEIVDLGLGYETDPATKKMMTMVAELAFRCLQQNGEMRPPIKEVLEVLRSIQGECLMEKDGDKKNKDGPVSPTTVHAPWDSKATTPNTSKD from the exons ATGGCtcccctgctcctgctcctcctcctccccgtccAGCTCCTCCTCGCCGTAGCCGATGCCGTCCCCGATTCCTGCGCCAAAGCCATATGCGCCGGCAAGGACATCCACTACCCGTTCTGGCTCAACTCCTCCGCGCCTGACTGCGGCTACGCCGGGATCGGCCTTCTCTGCGAGGACAACTCGACGCTGATCCTCCCCGTTAACTCCCACAGATACATAGTATGGAGCATCGACTACAAGACGCATACCGTCCTGGTCTCCGACGACGACATCGCCGATGAGTACGCGGCCGGCTGCCCGCGGTTCCACGTGAACCTCACCATCGACACCGTCTGGCTGCGGCTCGCGCCCTCCGATTCCAACATCACCTTCCTCTACAGCTGCAAGACGAACATTACCCTGTCATCTGCCGTGGAGTTGAGTGGGTGCCAACCACAACAACAAGATGGCAATAGGTCGTACGTGCTGTGGGATGGTGGGATCACGGGTGCTGAGGCGTACGAGTTCGAGtgcgaggaggtggtggtggcgccgGTGCTGGATGTACACAAGAAGGTAGTCGTGGGCGCGCCTGGCGGTCCGCCTCCGGGGATCATATCCTTCCGTGAGGTGCTGCAGGGCGGGTTCGAGTTGAACTACGACACCCACAACCACCAGTGCGACCGATGCGAGGGCTCCGGCGGATGGTGCAGCTACCAGCGCGACGAGACGCACGGCGGCGGCTTGACGTTCACCTGTTTCTGCGAGGGCGGCCGGACCACGGATCGTTGCGTAACAG CGTCGAAATCCACTACCCGTTCTACCTTGTCAACGCAACCGAAGCAATCGCCGATTACAGCGGGAACTACTCTTGCGGGAACAATCGCCGAAGCAACCGAAGCAACCGACTTGAGCATTTCCTGCAAACTCGAGGGGCAGACCTGGATCCCTACCATCCGTCTCCACGGCGACGACTACACCGTCGAGAACATATCCTACCACTACGACCATCAGACCATCCTACTGGTGGACAGCGATGTGCTCGGAGGCGCAGGCGGCGACTGCCCTCCTGTCCGCCATGAAGTCAGCTTCGACGAGACATGGCTGCATAGCAGCAGCTACAACGACAACCTCACCATCCTCTTCGGCTGCGACCTACGCGGTCCCGTGCCGCCTGAATTCGACGCATACAAAATCAACTGCACGCAGTTCAAGAGTCCGCCAGGTGCTGGCCCAGGAGACTCCTTCGTGGTCATTATGACTGATGAGCATGACAGGTATCTGGAGCAAGAATTGGCTACGGAGTGCGGCAACACCATGGTTGTCACCGTGCCAGTGAGAGGCGATGTTCGGATGGCCGCAAGTTATAACAAGAGCAACTTCACAAGCGGCGGATACGGAGACGTGCTTAAGCGTGGGTTCGAGTTGGAATGGAGCCGTATCACAGGCACAGAGGATGGGTGTCACCTGTGCGAGGCGTCGAACGGGCAATGCGCCTATAGCCAACACAGGGACTTCCTGGGCTGCTTGTGCCACGGAGGGAAGGTGGGCAACCCGGACTGCGAACACATCGTCCCTGCGACTGCGAGCACCGCAACTGCATCAC GTGTCGTGGCTGGTGGTGCCGGTGTTGCAGGGCTTGCCGCTGCCATATTTTTGTTCATGCGCAAGAGGAAGCAGAAGAAAGTGATCAACTCATCTTCGAAGCTCCTCAAGTACAGCGGCTCTGGTGGGACCCCGCGTTCTCAGGTCGGCGACGTGGAGTCCGGCAGCATCGAGGACCCGCCAACGCACCTCTTCAcctacgaggagctcgaggaggcCACCAACTGCTTCAATGAAAACAGAGAACTCGGTGATGGTGGCTTCGGCACCGTCTACAAAG GGTACCTCAAGGACGGGCGCGTGGTGGCGGTGAAGCGGCTGTACAACAACAGCTACCGGCGCGTGGAGCAGTTCCAGAACGAGGCGGCCATCCTGTCCGGGCTGCGCCACCCGAACCTGGTCATGTTCTACGGCTGCACGTCCAGCCAGAGCCGCGAGCTGCTGCTGGTGTACGAGTTCGTGGCCAACGGCACGGTCGCCGACCACCTGCACGGGCAGCGAGCCCCCGAGCGCGCCCTCTCGTGGCCGCTCCGCCTCAGCATCGCCGTGGAGTCCGCCGCGGCGCTCACCTACCTGCACGCCATCGAGCCACCCGTCGTGCACCGCGACGTCAAGACCACCAACATCCTCCTGGACGCCGACTACCACGTCAAGGTCGCCGACTTCGGCCTCTCCCGCCTCTTCCCCCTCGACGTCACGCACGTCTCCACCGCTCCCCAGGGCACACCAGG GTATGTAGATCCAGAGTACCACCAGTGCTACCAGCTGACGGACAAGAGCGACGTCTACAGTTTCGGAGTGGTGCTGGTGGAGCTCATCTCGTCGAAGCCCGCCGTCGACATCACCCGACACCGCAACGAGATCAACCTGGCCGGCATGGCCATCAGCAAGATCCAGAAGTGCCAGCTGGAGGAGATCGTCGACCTCGGCCTGGGCTACGAGACCGACCCGGCCACCAAGAAGATGATGACCATGGTCGCGGAGCTGGCCTTCCGTTGCCTGCAGCAGAACGGCGAGATGCGCCCGCCCATCAAGGAGGTGCTCGAGGTGCTCAGGAGCATTCAGGGTGAATGCCTGATGGAGAAGGACggagacaagaagaacaaggacGGCCCCGTGTCTCCCACCACGGTTCATGCTCCGTGGGACAGCAAGGCCACCACGCCCAACACCAGCAAGGACTAG
- the LOC136450308 gene encoding LEAF RUST 10 DISEASE-RESISTANCEUS RECEPTOR-LIKE PROTEIN KINASE-like 1.2 isoform X1 yields the protein MAPLLLLLLLPVQLLLAVADAVPDSCAKAICAGKDIHYPFWLNSSAPDCGYAGIGLLCEDNSTLILPVNSHRYIVWSIDYKTHTVLVSDDDIADEYAAGCPRFHVNLTIDTVWLRLAPSDSNITFLYSCKTNITLSSAVELSGCQPQQQDGNRSYVLWDGGITGAEAYEFECEEVVVAPVLDVHKKVVVGAPGGPPPGIISFREVLQGGFELNYDTHNHQCDRCEGSGGWCSYQRDETHGGGLTFTCFCEGGRTTDRCVTASKSTTRSTLSTQPKQSPITAGTTLAGTIAEATEATDLSISCKLEGQTWIPTIRLHGDDYTVENISYHYDHQTILLVDSDVLGGAGGDCPPVRHEVSFDETWLHSSSYNDNLTILFGCDLRGPVPPEFDAYKINCTQFKSPPGAGPGDSFVVIMTDEHDRYLEQELATECGNTMVVTVPVRGDVRMAASYNKSNFTSGGYGDVLKRGFELEWSRITGTEDGCHLCEASNGQCAYSQHRDFLGCLCHGGKVGNPDCEHIVPATASTATASRSKKKTAIIAGVVAGGAGVAGLAAAIFLFMRKRKQKKVINSSSKLLKYSGSGGTPRSQVGDVESGSIEDPPTHLFTYEELEEATNCFNENRELGDGGFGTVYKGYLKDGRVVAVKRLYNNSYRRVEQFQNEAAILSGLRHPNLVMFYGCTSSQSRELLLVYEFVANGTVADHLHGQRAPERALSWPLRLSIAVESAAALTYLHAIEPPVVHRDVKTTNILLDADYHVKVADFGLSRLFPLDVTHVSTAPQGTPGYVDPEYHQCYQLTDKSDVYSFGVVLVELISSKPAVDITRHRNEINLAGMAISKIQKCQLEEIVDLGLGYETDPATKKMMTMVAELAFRCLQQNGEMRPPIKEVLEVLRSIQGECLMEKDGDKKNKDGPVSPTTVHAPWDSKATTPNTSKD from the exons ATGGCtcccctgctcctgctcctcctcctccccgtccAGCTCCTCCTCGCCGTAGCCGATGCCGTCCCCGATTCCTGCGCCAAAGCCATATGCGCCGGCAAGGACATCCACTACCCGTTCTGGCTCAACTCCTCCGCGCCTGACTGCGGCTACGCCGGGATCGGCCTTCTCTGCGAGGACAACTCGACGCTGATCCTCCCCGTTAACTCCCACAGATACATAGTATGGAGCATCGACTACAAGACGCATACCGTCCTGGTCTCCGACGACGACATCGCCGATGAGTACGCGGCCGGCTGCCCGCGGTTCCACGTGAACCTCACCATCGACACCGTCTGGCTGCGGCTCGCGCCCTCCGATTCCAACATCACCTTCCTCTACAGCTGCAAGACGAACATTACCCTGTCATCTGCCGTGGAGTTGAGTGGGTGCCAACCACAACAACAAGATGGCAATAGGTCGTACGTGCTGTGGGATGGTGGGATCACGGGTGCTGAGGCGTACGAGTTCGAGtgcgaggaggtggtggtggcgccgGTGCTGGATGTACACAAGAAGGTAGTCGTGGGCGCGCCTGGCGGTCCGCCTCCGGGGATCATATCCTTCCGTGAGGTGCTGCAGGGCGGGTTCGAGTTGAACTACGACACCCACAACCACCAGTGCGACCGATGCGAGGGCTCCGGCGGATGGTGCAGCTACCAGCGCGACGAGACGCACGGCGGCGGCTTGACGTTCACCTGTTTCTGCGAGGGCGGCCGGACCACGGATCGTTGCGTAACAG CGTCGAAATCCACTACCCGTTCTACCTTGTCAACGCAACCGAAGCAATCGCCGATTACAGCGGGAACTACTCTTGCGGGAACAATCGCCGAAGCAACCGAAGCAACCGACTTGAGCATTTCCTGCAAACTCGAGGGGCAGACCTGGATCCCTACCATCCGTCTCCACGGCGACGACTACACCGTCGAGAACATATCCTACCACTACGACCATCAGACCATCCTACTGGTGGACAGCGATGTGCTCGGAGGCGCAGGCGGCGACTGCCCTCCTGTCCGCCATGAAGTCAGCTTCGACGAGACATGGCTGCATAGCAGCAGCTACAACGACAACCTCACCATCCTCTTCGGCTGCGACCTACGCGGTCCCGTGCCGCCTGAATTCGACGCATACAAAATCAACTGCACGCAGTTCAAGAGTCCGCCAGGTGCTGGCCCAGGAGACTCCTTCGTGGTCATTATGACTGATGAGCATGACAGGTATCTGGAGCAAGAATTGGCTACGGAGTGCGGCAACACCATGGTTGTCACCGTGCCAGTGAGAGGCGATGTTCGGATGGCCGCAAGTTATAACAAGAGCAACTTCACAAGCGGCGGATACGGAGACGTGCTTAAGCGTGGGTTCGAGTTGGAATGGAGCCGTATCACAGGCACAGAGGATGGGTGTCACCTGTGCGAGGCGTCGAACGGGCAATGCGCCTATAGCCAACACAGGGACTTCCTGGGCTGCTTGTGCCACGGAGGGAAGGTGGGCAACCCGGACTGCGAACACATCGTCCCTGCGACTGCGAGCACCGCAACTGCATCAC GGTCAAAAAAGAAAACAGCAATTATTGCTG GTGTCGTGGCTGGTGGTGCCGGTGTTGCAGGGCTTGCCGCTGCCATATTTTTGTTCATGCGCAAGAGGAAGCAGAAGAAAGTGATCAACTCATCTTCGAAGCTCCTCAAGTACAGCGGCTCTGGTGGGACCCCGCGTTCTCAGGTCGGCGACGTGGAGTCCGGCAGCATCGAGGACCCGCCAACGCACCTCTTCAcctacgaggagctcgaggaggcCACCAACTGCTTCAATGAAAACAGAGAACTCGGTGATGGTGGCTTCGGCACCGTCTACAAAG GGTACCTCAAGGACGGGCGCGTGGTGGCGGTGAAGCGGCTGTACAACAACAGCTACCGGCGCGTGGAGCAGTTCCAGAACGAGGCGGCCATCCTGTCCGGGCTGCGCCACCCGAACCTGGTCATGTTCTACGGCTGCACGTCCAGCCAGAGCCGCGAGCTGCTGCTGGTGTACGAGTTCGTGGCCAACGGCACGGTCGCCGACCACCTGCACGGGCAGCGAGCCCCCGAGCGCGCCCTCTCGTGGCCGCTCCGCCTCAGCATCGCCGTGGAGTCCGCCGCGGCGCTCACCTACCTGCACGCCATCGAGCCACCCGTCGTGCACCGCGACGTCAAGACCACCAACATCCTCCTGGACGCCGACTACCACGTCAAGGTCGCCGACTTCGGCCTCTCCCGCCTCTTCCCCCTCGACGTCACGCACGTCTCCACCGCTCCCCAGGGCACACCAGG GTATGTAGATCCAGAGTACCACCAGTGCTACCAGCTGACGGACAAGAGCGACGTCTACAGTTTCGGAGTGGTGCTGGTGGAGCTCATCTCGTCGAAGCCCGCCGTCGACATCACCCGACACCGCAACGAGATCAACCTGGCCGGCATGGCCATCAGCAAGATCCAGAAGTGCCAGCTGGAGGAGATCGTCGACCTCGGCCTGGGCTACGAGACCGACCCGGCCACCAAGAAGATGATGACCATGGTCGCGGAGCTGGCCTTCCGTTGCCTGCAGCAGAACGGCGAGATGCGCCCGCCCATCAAGGAGGTGCTCGAGGTGCTCAGGAGCATTCAGGGTGAATGCCTGATGGAGAAGGACggagacaagaagaacaaggacGGCCCCGTGTCTCCCACCACGGTTCATGCTCCGTGGGACAGCAAGGCCACCACGCCCAACACCAGCAAGGACTAG